One window of the Nocardia huaxiensis genome contains the following:
- a CDS encoding class I adenylate-forming enzyme family protein, producing the protein MESHTISAAAAIGERIGDLLLAGADDEHCLTLDRDIDRATLRALVSAQRIQLQAAGLRPAGTVALHLPPSLAYIATLLAAWRIGAQVTILDYRLTAHEADRAIAAVDPQLVVTPDRLPDTKLTGWFDVAPVIRSRPGQPAATGHILVQLSSGSTGPSKCIARTAAGLIAELERYTRIPGYPARGERSVVIASPLHVLGLVGGLLHNLHTGVPTVLPRSLTVEGVLATVAGGGAPTTLLGVPSQARLLATRGREIREVSGGTIALPGFARMITGGEALPATLRDQFTGTFGAELGVMYGMTETGVLATDLRGADIPELTPAPGMEIREKDGELLVALPHSPYIGPVDPDRWSDGWLHTRDAGRVDAGTGRVTVLGRRDSQVSVRGLKVDLTEIEQTLADLPGVDAAVVLYDGVIEAYVASDLAGADLSALLRHRLARYKQPQVLRVLREMPRTATGKPVRDLAILRSSAGAQ; encoded by the coding sequence GTGGAATCACACACAATTTCGGCGGCGGCCGCGATCGGCGAACGGATAGGCGATCTGCTGCTCGCCGGCGCCGATGACGAACACTGCCTGACGCTCGATCGGGATATCGATCGCGCCACCCTGCGCGCGCTGGTGTCCGCGCAGCGAATCCAATTGCAGGCGGCGGGTTTGCGCCCCGCCGGGACCGTCGCCCTGCACCTGCCGCCCTCCCTGGCCTACATCGCGACCCTGCTGGCCGCCTGGCGCATCGGCGCGCAGGTCACCATCCTCGACTACCGCTTGACCGCACACGAGGCGGACCGCGCGATCGCGGCCGTGGACCCGCAGCTGGTCGTCACGCCGGACCGGCTGCCCGACACCAAGCTGACCGGATGGTTCGACGTGGCCCCGGTCATCCGGTCGCGCCCCGGGCAACCGGCCGCCACCGGCCACATCCTGGTGCAGCTCAGTTCCGGCTCGACCGGGCCGTCCAAGTGCATCGCGCGCACGGCGGCCGGTCTGATTGCCGAACTCGAGCGCTACACGCGGATTCCGGGGTACCCGGCCCGCGGCGAACGCAGTGTGGTCATCGCCTCGCCGCTGCACGTGCTCGGTCTCGTCGGCGGGCTGCTGCACAATCTGCACACCGGCGTGCCCACGGTGCTGCCCCGCTCGCTCACCGTCGAGGGTGTGCTGGCCACCGTGGCCGGCGGCGGCGCGCCGACCACCCTGCTCGGTGTGCCGTCGCAGGCGCGGCTGCTGGCCACTCGCGGCCGGGAGATCCGGGAGGTCAGCGGCGGCACCATCGCGCTCCCCGGCTTCGCCCGGATGATCACCGGCGGTGAAGCGCTGCCCGCCACCCTGCGCGATCAGTTCACCGGCACCTTCGGCGCCGAGCTCGGGGTCATGTACGGAATGACCGAGACCGGTGTGCTGGCGACCGATCTGCGCGGCGCGGACATCCCGGAACTCACGCCCGCACCCGGCATGGAGATCCGCGAGAAGGACGGGGAACTGCTTGTCGCGCTGCCGCATTCCCCCTATATCGGACCGGTCGATCCGGACCGCTGGTCCGACGGCTGGCTGCACACCCGCGACGCGGGTCGCGTCGACGCCGGCACCGGCCGCGTCACCGTGCTCGGCCGCCGCGACTCGCAGGTGTCGGTGCGCGGACTCAAGGTCGACCTCACCGAAATCGAGCAGACCCTCGCCGACCTTCCCGGCGTCGATGCCGCGGTGGTGCTCTACGACGGCGTGATCGAAGCCTATGTGGCCAGCGATCTCGCCGGCGCCGATCTGAGCGCGCTGCTGCGCCACAGGCTGGCGCGCTACAAGCAGCCACAGGTGCTGCGCGTGCTGCGGGAAATGCCCCGCACCGCCACCGGCAAACCGGTG
- a CDS encoding alpha-hydroxy-acid oxidizing protein, which translates to MRQFAAKPFRGEDPIPTGLPMTVTGLETAAREAMSAEAYAFVAGGAAAERTLRANVEAFHRYRIVPRIWRGTSAPEGCDTTATVFGSTLAAPVLAAPVGMQEVIRPGGEALAGAATAGLGLGSVLSTAASTDIETVGAAAGPAWWFQLYWPADDDIARSLVERAERAGARAIVVTADAPVLGWRPRAQEAAGPQPARGRGIANFLSDPVFRSRLTEPPEHSAAAMAAAITLWENIFGNHTLRPRDLGRLREWTGLPIVVKGVLHPDDARAVVDAGACGVVVSNHGGRQIDGSIAALDALPEIAGAVGDSAEVFFDSGVRTGSDIIIALALGAKAVLYGRPWLYGLALSGQDGIEHAFRLLLADLRITMGLAGLANTAEITGSILRVRNGRCGR; encoded by the coding sequence ATGCGACAATTCGCCGCGAAGCCTTTCCGCGGCGAAGACCCGATCCCCACCGGACTGCCGATGACGGTCACCGGGCTGGAAACCGCCGCACGCGAGGCGATGTCGGCGGAGGCGTACGCGTTCGTCGCCGGGGGCGCCGCGGCCGAGCGCACGCTGCGCGCCAATGTCGAAGCGTTCCACCGGTACCGGATCGTGCCCCGGATCTGGCGTGGCACCAGCGCACCCGAGGGCTGCGACACCACGGCGACGGTATTCGGCAGCACACTGGCCGCGCCGGTACTGGCGGCGCCGGTCGGCATGCAGGAGGTGATCCGGCCCGGCGGCGAGGCGCTGGCCGGGGCGGCGACCGCCGGCCTCGGACTCGGTTCGGTGCTCTCGACCGCGGCGTCGACCGATATCGAGACGGTCGGCGCGGCCGCCGGTCCGGCCTGGTGGTTCCAATTGTATTGGCCCGCAGACGATGACATCGCCAGGTCGCTGGTCGAGCGCGCCGAGCGGGCCGGAGCGCGAGCCATTGTCGTCACCGCGGACGCCCCGGTGCTCGGCTGGCGGCCGCGCGCACAGGAAGCGGCGGGGCCGCAGCCGGCGCGCGGCCGGGGCATCGCCAACTTCCTGTCCGACCCGGTCTTCCGCTCCCGGCTGACCGAACCGCCCGAGCACAGCGCGGCGGCCATGGCGGCCGCGATCACGCTGTGGGAGAACATTTTCGGCAATCACACCCTGCGACCCCGGGATCTCGGGCGGCTGCGGGAGTGGACCGGGCTGCCGATCGTGGTCAAGGGCGTGCTGCATCCCGATGACGCGCGCGCGGTGGTGGACGCGGGGGCCTGCGGCGTGGTGGTGAGCAATCACGGCGGCAGGCAGATCGACGGATCGATCGCGGCGCTGGACGCGCTGCCGGAGATCGCGGGCGCGGTGGGCGACTCCGCCGAGGTGTTCTTCGATTCGGGCGTTCGCACCGGTTCGGACATCATCATCGCGCTCGCGCTCGGCGCGAAAGCCGTACTGTACGGCCGTCCTTGGCTGTACGGGCTGGCGCTGTCCGGGCAGGACGGGATCGAGCACGCGTTCCGCCTGCTGCTCGCGGATCTGCGGATCACCATGGGGCTGGCCGGGCTGGCGAACACCGCGGAGATCACCGGATCGATCCTGCGCGTCCGGAACGGGCGGTGCGGGCGGTGA
- a CDS encoding KR domain-containing protein, whose protein sequence is MSPGMVRRRIEVVRAPAVQREAVFRVRPVAAVLGARSSWQRALCTRMRAAGWTVHTEAADIGERLDAVLWLMPQGQIEAEAALDQLVLANTLAGQTITTLERGAEAGRAAFLAITRIDGARGMRRPALADAVAAGVSGLVKTIAREAPTVFSRAVDLHPRLRDDTVCALIEAELHDSATDPQESGYDADARRTTLSACPPGDFGTDGAVFPTAADTVLVTGGARGITADCVRALADRCEARFVLLGRTPLAPEPGWALGVGDAELRPACLNEVRGRPDRPGPVQIGALVQRVIAGREVRRTLESIDRATYLAVDIADRAALEKALAPHRTRITALVHGAGTLSDRFLRDKTPEEVRLVLDTKVTGLLHLFDLLDLDRLRHLVLFSSVSGWYGNSGQSDYACANEALNRIAVWFGRTRPDCVVAAPNWGAWEGGMVGPALARLIRSRGTELIAPEAGARLFAELFARRPTGPAVELVGPLEHPDFTRGSSLEQAR, encoded by the coding sequence GTGAGCCCCGGGATGGTCCGCCGCCGAATCGAGGTGGTGCGCGCACCGGCTGTCCAGCGCGAGGCGGTCTTTCGCGTGCGGCCGGTCGCCGCGGTGCTGGGCGCGCGGTCGTCGTGGCAGCGGGCGCTGTGCACGCGGATGCGGGCCGCCGGGTGGACGGTGCACACCGAGGCCGCCGACATCGGCGAGCGGCTCGATGCCGTGCTGTGGCTCATGCCGCAGGGACAGATCGAGGCCGAGGCCGCGCTCGATCAGCTCGTCCTCGCCAATACTCTTGCGGGACAAACTATTACCACCTTGGAGCGGGGAGCCGAGGCCGGTCGCGCCGCCTTCCTCGCCATTACCCGCATCGACGGCGCCCGGGGTATGCGGCGGCCCGCGCTGGCGGATGCCGTCGCCGCCGGGGTGTCCGGTCTGGTGAAAACCATTGCGCGCGAAGCGCCCACGGTGTTCAGCCGGGCCGTGGATCTGCATCCCCGGCTGCGCGACGACACGGTGTGCGCCTTGATCGAGGCCGAATTGCACGACAGCGCCACCGATCCCCAGGAGTCCGGCTACGACGCCGATGCCCGGCGAACCACGCTATCCGCTTGCCCACCAGGGGATTTCGGGACAGATGGCGCCGTCTTCCCGACGGCCGCGGACACCGTCCTGGTGACCGGTGGCGCACGCGGCATCACGGCGGACTGCGTGCGGGCCCTGGCCGATCGCTGCGAGGCACGGTTCGTCCTGCTCGGGCGCACTCCCCTCGCCCCGGAGCCGGGCTGGGCGCTGGGCGTCGGTGACGCCGAGCTGCGCCCGGCCTGTCTGAACGAGGTCCGCGGCCGGCCGGATCGGCCCGGCCCGGTCCAGATCGGCGCGCTGGTGCAGCGGGTGATCGCCGGGCGAGAGGTCCGGCGAACGCTCGAATCCATCGATCGCGCAACCTATCTCGCGGTCGATATCGCCGATCGCGCGGCGCTGGAGAAGGCGCTGGCTCCGCATCGCACGCGGATCACCGCGCTGGTACACGGTGCGGGCACGCTGTCGGATCGTTTCCTGCGCGACAAGACGCCGGAGGAGGTCCGGCTCGTCCTGGATACGAAGGTGACCGGGCTGCTGCATCTGTTCGACCTGCTCGACCTCGACCGGCTCCGTCATCTGGTGCTGTTCTCCTCGGTCTCGGGCTGGTACGGCAATTCCGGGCAGTCCGACTACGCCTGCGCCAACGAGGCGTTGAATCGAATAGCGGTGTGGTTCGGCCGCACGCGACCCGATTGCGTTGTGGCAGCACCGAATTGGGGCGCGTGGGAGGGCGGCATGGTGGGGCCGGCGCTGGCTCGGCTGATCCGCAGCCGGGGTACCGAGCTCATCGCGCCCGAGGCCGGTGCGCGGCTGTTCGCGGAGCTGTTCGCCCGGCGCCCGACGGGGCCCGCCGTCGAGCTGGTCGGCCCGCTCGAGCATCCGGATTTCACGCGCGGTTCGAGCCTGGAACAGGCGAGATGA
- a CDS encoding helix-turn-helix transcriptional regulator, with the protein MVRDDDTRGRCFREERALEFLRRASTRQTAAIRALTVIGDAASRDILAATLGTDPATLADCLAQLETAGVTEGLRIPSSRVKDFVLQSIPPDVRRRIHHDAAGALYRAGAPDAAIATQVVQAGYSRHPWAFAVLQAAADAAERTDRIDAAVSYLETAYRLAASASEKGSATAQLVLLEWRGNPSTSTRNFARMISALRAGQIPVRLLPSIARYLLWHGQLDDAALALREIKCRATGFSDITDSTIRYLRTTLAYEYPVVAERHEPQLAVTQTQVIVVGKGGADQWRAELDTAELLDGLLGNRIDDALVDSAESVLRENRLGTATVPALASALDCLIYADQLDTAVAWCDALIAEAEARGTSTWGAIFSMRQAEAVLRRGDLTVATRFATRSLNHLRDQALGNQLGQAVAVLVKIMTATGDHEQAEAQLNRRLPESMFESRYALEFLRARGHHYLATGRTACAMGDFMQVGHLAKRWRLDNPVIVPWRNDVATAHLRLEQPDLAIRYATEHLDLLRRSPVRRSGGVALRLIAATAEPRKRIGLLKRSAEIARAAGDQLELATVLAELGHAEEQAGNRARSRTLIRRAAHLAQECGATPLWQRLTANDAHRPAPAEPAQTAPPLPVERLSAGELRVAELASEGRRNKEIALQLGITTSTVEQHLTRVYRKLKVSRRTDLRLVLNQLTAPLERRMVR; encoded by the coding sequence GTGGTCCGCGACGACGACACCCGGGGCCGTTGCTTCCGCGAGGAGCGCGCCCTGGAGTTCCTGCGCCGGGCGAGCACCCGGCAGACCGCGGCGATCCGAGCGCTCACGGTCATCGGCGACGCGGCCTCCCGCGACATCCTGGCGGCCACACTCGGCACCGATCCCGCCACTCTCGCCGACTGCCTCGCGCAGCTCGAGACCGCGGGCGTCACCGAGGGCCTGCGGATTCCCAGTTCCCGGGTGAAAGACTTCGTGCTACAGAGCATTCCACCGGACGTCCGGCGGCGCATCCACCACGACGCGGCGGGCGCGCTGTATCGCGCCGGCGCGCCGGACGCGGCCATTGCGACCCAGGTGGTGCAGGCCGGATACTCCCGGCACCCATGGGCCTTCGCCGTGCTGCAGGCGGCCGCCGACGCGGCCGAACGCACCGATCGCATCGACGCCGCGGTCAGCTATCTCGAGACGGCCTACCGACTGGCCGCCTCGGCAAGCGAGAAGGGTTCCGCCACAGCACAATTGGTGCTACTGGAATGGCGAGGCAACCCCTCGACCTCGACCCGCAACTTCGCGCGCATGATCAGCGCCCTGCGGGCCGGGCAGATCCCGGTCCGGCTGCTGCCCTCGATCGCGCGCTATCTGCTCTGGCACGGACAGCTCGACGACGCCGCTCTGGCCTTGCGCGAAATCAAGTGCCGCGCAACAGGTTTCTCCGATATCACCGATTCCACCATCCGCTACCTGCGGACCACGCTGGCCTACGAGTACCCGGTAGTGGCCGAGCGCCACGAACCGCAACTGGCCGTCACCCAGACCCAGGTCATCGTCGTGGGCAAGGGTGGCGCCGATCAGTGGCGGGCGGAGCTGGACACCGCCGAACTGCTCGACGGGCTGCTGGGCAATCGAATCGACGACGCCCTGGTCGACTCCGCGGAATCGGTGCTGCGGGAGAACCGGCTCGGTACGGCGACGGTGCCCGCGCTGGCCTCGGCGCTGGACTGCCTGATCTACGCCGATCAACTCGACACGGCGGTCGCCTGGTGTGACGCGCTGATCGCGGAGGCCGAGGCGCGCGGCACCTCGACCTGGGGCGCGATCTTCTCCATGCGACAGGCCGAGGCGGTGCTGCGGCGCGGCGACCTCACCGTCGCGACGCGTTTCGCCACCCGCTCCCTCAACCATCTGCGCGACCAGGCCCTCGGCAATCAGCTCGGGCAGGCGGTGGCCGTGCTGGTGAAGATCATGACCGCGACCGGCGACCACGAGCAGGCCGAGGCCCAGCTCAACCGGCGCCTGCCGGAGTCCATGTTCGAGTCCCGCTACGCGCTGGAGTTCCTGCGCGCCCGTGGGCACCACTATCTCGCCACCGGCCGGACCGCCTGCGCCATGGGCGATTTCATGCAGGTCGGGCACCTGGCCAAGCGCTGGCGGCTGGACAATCCGGTGATCGTGCCGTGGCGCAACGATGTGGCCACGGCCCATCTGCGGCTGGAACAGCCGGATCTCGCCATCCGATACGCCACCGAACATCTGGACCTGCTGCGCCGCTCCCCGGTGCGCCGCAGCGGCGGCGTCGCGTTGCGCCTGATAGCCGCCACCGCCGAACCCCGCAAGCGGATCGGGCTGCTCAAACGCTCGGCCGAGATCGCGCGCGCGGCCGGGGACCAGCTCGAATTGGCCACCGTCCTCGCCGAACTCGGCCACGCCGAGGAACAGGCCGGCAATCGCGCGCGTTCGCGCACGCTGATCCGCCGGGCGGCGCATCTGGCGCAGGAATGCGGCGCCACGCCGCTGTGGCAGCGCCTCACCGCCAATGACGCGCACCGCCCCGCGCCGGCGGAGCCCGCGCAGACCGCGCCGCCGCTGCCCGTCGAGCGTCTGAGCGCCGGTGAGCTGCGGGTGGCCGAACTGGCCTCGGAAGGCCGGCGCAACAAGGAGATCGCGCTGCAGCTGGGCATTACGACCAGCACCGTCGAGCAGCACCTGACCCGGGTGTACCGGAAGTTGAAGGTGTCCCGGCGCACCGATCTCCGACTCGTTCTGAATCAGCTCACAGCTCCGCTAGAAAGGCGAATGGTCCGATGA
- a CDS encoding ABC transporter ATP-binding protein gives MIELTDVVRKYRIGGEEVRALDGVSLRIDAGQFVSIVGPSGAGKSTLLHILGALDSPDSGSVQFMGSEVGNLGDDAQSEFRRHSVGFVFQFFNLLPTMSAWENVATPKLLDGDRLKRVKPKALELLELVGLGNRAEHRPSELSGGQMQRVAVARALMMDPPLILADEPTGNLDSKTGAAILDLLSDIAHSGENRAIVMVTHSDAAAAASDRVITLTDGRLGADRMVASELSA, from the coding sequence ATGATCGAACTGACAGATGTGGTGCGCAAGTATCGAATTGGCGGCGAAGAGGTGCGTGCGCTCGACGGGGTGAGCCTGCGCATCGACGCGGGGCAGTTCGTGTCCATCGTCGGCCCGTCCGGTGCGGGCAAGAGCACGCTGCTGCACATCCTGGGCGCACTGGACTCCCCCGACTCCGGCTCGGTGCAGTTCATGGGCAGCGAGGTCGGCAATCTGGGCGATGACGCACAGAGCGAATTCCGCAGGCACAGTGTGGGTTTCGTCTTCCAGTTCTTCAATCTGCTGCCCACCATGTCGGCCTGGGAGAATGTCGCCACCCCCAAACTGCTGGACGGAGATCGCCTCAAGCGCGTCAAGCCCAAGGCACTGGAACTGCTCGAGCTGGTCGGCCTGGGCAATCGCGCCGAGCATCGCCCTTCCGAACTGTCCGGCGGGCAGATGCAGCGGGTGGCCGTGGCGCGGGCGCTCATGATGGATCCGCCGCTCATCCTGGCCGACGAGCCCACCGGCAATCTCGATTCCAAGACCGGCGCCGCCATTCTCGACCTGCTGTCCGATATCGCGCACTCGGGCGAGAACCGGGCGATCGTCATGGTCACCCACAGTGATGCGGCCGCGGCCGCGAGCGATCGCGTCATCACCCTCACCGACGGTCGCCTGGGCGCCGACCGCATGGTCGCATCGGAGCTGAGCGCATGA
- a CDS encoding ABC transporter permease: MIGTAWDRLRLLNIRELRTHPGRAAAALAVVAVSALLLVAVFSISGSITGSAERLVTGVAGDADLEISGITEGGFDGAIQKEVAAVPGVAVAAPLLRMPVVSDSERTLLIGADVNLTQLRSAMQRLVADKIGAMASVPGGVVVGDALGVAEGESFELAGQQLTATAVLGGADAERLNGAHFVIAPLALTQKMTGRTGQIDSILVVAEPGRDVREVRDRIASVVGDRALVADPQARIEQAAAAVAIMRTTTLLAAAVSLVVAGFLIYNAMAMAITQRRPTISTLRALGGRGPLIVLDLLLEAALLGFVGAVAGAVAGAFVGRWAIDRLPPILLQSLEARAEFILPSYAIPLAIAAGVFATVAAALVAARAVYKVAPIEALAPVGTSSADVPPMWVRVLMGVFGVLAIVGAAIIASSDVGLLATASVSLYVVGVIGLCFGFGYSMIRASAAVAHIFGPPGALASATIIRSPRRIWTTLMSVLIAVMMVSGISSSDNDIVETTTDSYASLTGADVWVSSNGPGVIPTSPLLPQDVERTVAAVPGVEKVVATQMAFATIEDKKVMIQGVAPGTVHPMLAGVSDQVRDAVLAGAGVLLSQDSAKSLGVGAGDTIEMPTPHGRKRVRVIEVVPYLSGFTGALAMKLDDLRDWFDRPGSTLLQVQVSEGAKAGAVQAIQAAMPADVHVFTGATALAGVRGSVVQGTFLINVITWIVGLVATIALLNTLLLSVLERRREIGVLRAMGSSRRFTLRMVLAEAGGVGLVGGGLGLVFGAIYQRLAAITNSKLLNIEIPYHASPVVLGFAAGALVVCLLGSIPPALRAARANIVSAVSMD, translated from the coding sequence ATGATCGGGACGGCGTGGGACCGCCTGCGGCTGTTGAACATTCGCGAACTACGCACGCATCCCGGACGCGCGGCCGCGGCGCTGGCGGTGGTCGCGGTGTCGGCGCTGCTGCTGGTCGCGGTGTTCAGCATCTCGGGCTCCATCACCGGGTCGGCCGAGCGGCTGGTCACGGGCGTGGCCGGCGACGCGGACCTGGAGATCTCCGGGATCACCGAGGGCGGATTCGACGGCGCCATCCAGAAGGAGGTCGCCGCCGTGCCCGGAGTGGCGGTGGCCGCTCCCCTGCTGCGCATGCCGGTCGTCTCCGATTCCGAGCGCACGCTGCTGATCGGGGCCGATGTCAATCTCACCCAGCTGCGCAGCGCCATGCAGCGCCTGGTCGCCGACAAGATCGGCGCCATGGCGAGCGTGCCCGGCGGCGTGGTGGTCGGCGACGCCCTCGGGGTCGCCGAGGGCGAGAGCTTCGAGCTCGCGGGCCAGCAGCTCACCGCCACAGCGGTGCTGGGCGGCGCGGACGCCGAGCGGTTGAACGGCGCGCACTTCGTCATCGCGCCGCTGGCCCTGACGCAGAAGATGACCGGGCGTACCGGGCAGATCGATTCGATCCTGGTGGTCGCCGAGCCGGGCCGGGATGTGCGCGAGGTGCGGGACCGGATCGCGTCGGTCGTGGGCGATCGAGCCCTCGTCGCCGACCCGCAGGCACGCATCGAGCAGGCCGCGGCGGCGGTGGCCATCATGCGCACCACCACCCTGCTGGCCGCCGCGGTATCGCTGGTGGTCGCGGGCTTCCTCATCTACAACGCCATGGCCATGGCCATCACGCAGCGCCGGCCCACCATCTCCACCCTGCGGGCCCTGGGCGGGCGCGGACCGCTCATCGTGCTGGATCTGCTGCTCGAGGCAGCGCTGCTGGGATTCGTCGGCGCCGTCGCCGGAGCCGTCGCCGGTGCGTTCGTGGGCCGCTGGGCCATCGACCGGCTGCCGCCGATCCTGTTGCAGTCGCTCGAGGCGCGCGCCGAATTCATCCTGCCCTCCTATGCGATTCCGCTGGCCATCGCGGCGGGCGTCTTCGCCACGGTCGCGGCGGCCCTGGTGGCGGCGCGCGCGGTGTACAAGGTCGCGCCGATCGAGGCCCTGGCCCCGGTGGGCACCTCCTCGGCCGACGTGCCGCCCATGTGGGTGCGCGTGCTGATGGGCGTCTTCGGCGTGCTGGCCATCGTGGGTGCGGCGATCATCGCGTCCTCGGATGTGGGCCTGCTGGCCACCGCGTCCGTCTCGCTGTACGTGGTGGGCGTCATCGGCCTGTGCTTCGGCTTCGGCTACAGCATGATTCGCGCCTCGGCGGCGGTGGCGCACATCTTCGGCCCGCCCGGAGCGCTGGCCTCGGCCACCATCATCCGCTCGCCGCGCCGGATCTGGACCACGCTCATGTCGGTGCTCATCGCGGTCATGATGGTGTCGGGCATCTCGAGTTCCGACAACGACATCGTGGAGACCACCACCGACAGCTACGCCTCGCTCACCGGCGCGGATGTGTGGGTGAGTTCCAATGGGCCGGGGGTGATTCCGACCTCGCCGCTGCTGCCCCAGGACGTGGAGCGCACGGTGGCGGCGGTGCCCGGCGTGGAGAAGGTGGTGGCGACGCAGATGGCGTTCGCGACCATCGAGGACAAGAAGGTGATGATCCAGGGCGTCGCCCCGGGCACGGTGCATCCGATGCTCGCCGGGGTCAGCGACCAGGTGCGCGACGCGGTGCTCGCCGGTGCGGGCGTGCTGCTCTCGCAGGACAGCGCCAAGTCGCTGGGGGTCGGCGCGGGCGACACCATCGAGATGCCGACCCCGCACGGCCGCAAGCGGGTTCGGGTGATCGAGGTGGTCCCCTACCTGTCCGGGTTCACCGGGGCGCTGGCCATGAAGCTGGACGATCTGCGCGACTGGTTCGACCGGCCGGGTTCCACGCTGCTGCAGGTGCAGGTCTCCGAGGGCGCGAAAGCCGGTGCGGTGCAGGCGATCCAGGCGGCGATGCCCGCGGACGTGCACGTCTTCACCGGCGCGACGGCGCTGGCCGGGGTGCGCGGGTCGGTGGTGCAGGGCACCTTCCTGATCAATGTGATCACCTGGATCGTCGGGCTGGTGGCCACCATCGCGCTGCTGAACACGCTGCTGCTGTCGGTGCTCGAGCGCCGGCGTGAGATCGGCGTGCTGCGGGCCATGGGTTCCAGCCGCCGCTTCACCCTGCGCATGGTGCTCGCGGAGGCCGGCGGCGTCGGCCTGGTCGGTGGCGGGCTGGGGCTCGTCTTCGGCGCGATCTATCAGCGGCTGGCGGCCATCACCAACTCCAAACTGCTCAATATCGAGATTCCGTATCACGCCAGTCCGGTCGTGCTCGGCTTCGCCGCGGGGGCGCTGGTGGTGTGCCTGCTCGGCTCGATTCCGCCCGCGTTGCGGGCCGCACGGGCGAACATCGTCTCGGCCGTGAGCATGGATTGA